A genomic region of Hydrogenovibrio crunogenus contains the following coding sequences:
- a CDS encoding sulfite exporter TauE/SafE family protein: MDSVSEQIVLFIVSLVANLLSALAGGGAGLLQLPALLFLGLPFSVALATHKVASVFLGIGATSRHIRSSKLNLRFVSIILVFGLPGVILGANLILQLDDRWAQIALGVLTLGLGIYSGLKPELGQSSSAKHQTLPGLLVGGIVLFFIGVLNGSLTSGTGLFVTIWLIVWFGFDYKAAVAYTLVLVGIFWNGVGAWTLGVQGQIEWSWLPALILGSLIGGYLGAHFSIVRGNQLVKRSFEIVTVLVGIALIAKAI; this comes from the coding sequence ATGGATAGTGTCTCTGAACAAATTGTTTTATTTATTGTTTCCCTTGTCGCAAATTTGCTCTCAGCCTTAGCCGGTGGCGGGGCAGGGCTGCTACAACTGCCTGCACTATTATTTTTAGGGTTGCCTTTCAGTGTTGCATTGGCGACCCATAAAGTTGCTAGTGTTTTTTTAGGCATTGGGGCGACTTCCCGCCATATCCGTTCTTCCAAGCTTAACCTGCGTTTTGTCTCAATTATTTTGGTCTTTGGGCTTCCTGGCGTGATTTTAGGGGCAAATTTAATTTTGCAGTTGGATGATCGTTGGGCTCAGATAGCACTGGGCGTTTTGACCTTGGGATTGGGGATTTATTCAGGTTTAAAGCCTGAGTTAGGACAAAGCTCTTCGGCAAAGCACCAAACGTTGCCAGGGTTGTTAGTCGGTGGCATCGTTTTGTTTTTCATCGGTGTGTTAAATGGCTCCTTAACATCTGGTACCGGTTTGTTCGTTACGATTTGGCTCATTGTCTGGTTCGGCTTTGATTATAAGGCAGCTGTCGCTTATACCTTGGTATTGGTTGGTATTTTCTGGAATGGTGTCGGAGCCTGGACTTTAGGCGTGCAAGGGCAAATTGAATGGAGTTGGTTGCCAGCGCTTATTTTGGGTTCGTTAATTGGTGGGTATCTGGGAGCACACTTTTCAATTGTGCGTGGTAATCAACTCGTTAAGCGCAGTTTTGAAATAGTCACTGTGTTGGTTGGTATTGCCCTAATTGCGAAAGCCATTTAG
- the argB gene encoding acetylglutamate kinase: protein MRVQKTMNLNKAQAQNIASVLAEALPYIQRFSGKTIVVKYGGNAMTEEALKNGFARDIVLMKLVGMNPVVVHGGGPQIGHLLERVGKESEFIQGMRVTDSETMDIVEMVLGGMVNKEIVNLIHQHNGNAVGLTGKDGNLIRAKKMEMTAFNEDLNAPELIDLGHVGEVERINTKVLDMLIQDDFIPVIAPVGVDDQGHSYNINADLVAGKVAEALHAEKLMLLTNTPGLLDKQGELLTGLNAESVAALIEDGTIYGGMLPKIQCALDAVQNGVESSHIIDGRVEHAVMLEVFTDEGVGTLITSH, encoded by the coding sequence ATGAGAGTTCAAAAAACCATGAATTTAAATAAAGCCCAAGCCCAAAATATTGCCTCTGTTTTAGCCGAAGCCTTACCTTATATCCAACGTTTCTCCGGAAAAACAATTGTGGTGAAGTATGGCGGGAATGCGATGACGGAAGAAGCATTAAAAAATGGCTTTGCTCGTGACATTGTTTTGATGAAGCTGGTCGGCATGAATCCTGTCGTGGTTCATGGTGGCGGGCCGCAAATTGGTCATTTGCTTGAGCGCGTAGGAAAAGAATCCGAATTTATCCAAGGCATGCGTGTAACGGATTCCGAAACCATGGACATTGTTGAAATGGTCTTAGGCGGCATGGTCAATAAAGAGATTGTTAACCTGATTCACCAACACAACGGAAATGCCGTGGGATTAACGGGGAAAGATGGTAACTTGATTCGTGCCAAAAAAATGGAAATGACGGCATTTAATGAAGACTTGAATGCGCCAGAATTAATTGATTTAGGCCATGTCGGCGAAGTAGAGCGTATCAACACTAAGGTGTTGGATATGTTGATCCAAGATGATTTCATTCCAGTGATTGCGCCAGTAGGGGTTGATGATCAAGGGCACTCTTACAATATTAATGCGGACTTGGTGGCTGGAAAAGTCGCTGAAGCGCTGCATGCAGAAAAACTGATGCTGTTAACGAACACACCAGGCTTGTTGGATAAACAAGGGGAATTATTAACCGGGTTGAATGCGGAATCGGTTGCGGCTTTGATTGAGGATGGAACGATTTATGGTGGCATGTTGCCTAAAATCCAGTGTGCGCTAGATGCGGTGCAAAATGGCGTTGAGTCTTCTCATATTATTGATGGTCGTGTTGAGCATGCGGTTATGCTCGAAGTCTTTACAGATGAAGGGGTTGGGACATTAATTACCTCTCATTAA